The Falco peregrinus isolate bFalPer1 chromosome 9, bFalPer1.pri, whole genome shotgun sequence genome includes a window with the following:
- the PCK1 gene encoding phosphoenolpyruvate carboxykinase, cytosolic [GTP], with product MPPQLKAEVNVMPKVVQGDLQSLPPEARDFIESNAKLCQPESIHICDGSEEENKKILDIMVEQGMVKKLSKYENCWLALTDPRDVARIESRTVIITQEQRDTTPIPKIGTSQLGCWMSEEDFEKAFNTRFPGCMQGRTMYVIPFSMGPIGSPLSKIGIELTDSPYVVASMRIMTRMGTAALKALSNGEFVKCLHSVGCPLPLKEPLINNWPCNPELTLIAHLPDRREIISFGSGYGGNSLLGKKCFALRIASRIAKEEGWLAEHMLILGITNPEGKKKYFAAAFPSACGKTNLAMMNPSLPGWKIECVGDDIAWMKFDEQGNLMAINPENGFFGVAPGTSVKTNPNAIKTIFKNTIFTNVAETSDGGVYWEGIDEILPPGITLTSWKNKDWTPDNGEPCAHPNSRFCTPASQCPIIDPAWESPQGVPIEGIIFGGRRPAGVPLVYEAFNWQHGVFIGAAMRSEATAAAEHKGKIIMHDPFAMRPFFGYNFGKYLAHWLSMAHRPAAKLPRIFHVNWFRKDSQGKFLWPGYGENSRVLEWMFNRIEGKASAKPTAIGYIPAETALDLKGLEDVNLTELFDISKEFWEKEVEEIKQYFEVQVNADLPYEIEREMLALEMRIKQL from the exons ATGCCCCCCCAGTTGAAAGCAGAGGTAAACGTCATGCCCAAGGTTGTCCAGGGAGATTTGCAGAgcctgcctccagaagcaagGGATTTCATTGAAAGTAATGCCAAGCTGTGCCAGCCTGAGAGCATTCATATCTGCGATGgctcagaagaagaaaacaaaaaaattctggatATCATGGTAGAACAAGGCATGGTCAAGAAGCTGAGCAAGTATGAAAACTG CTGGCTGGCTCTCACTGATCCAAGAGATGTGGCAAGAATTGAGAGCAGAACTGTTATCATCACTCAAGAACAGAGAGATACCACCCCAATCCCTAAAATTGGAACtagccagctgggctgctggatGTCTGAAGAAGATTTTGAGAAAGCTTTCAATACCAGGTTCCCAGGCTGCATGCAAG GACGTACAATGTATGTCATCCCCTTCAGCATGGGGCCTATTGGGTCTCCTTTGTCCAAGATTGGGATTGAGCTGACAGATTCACCGTATGTAGTGGCCAGCATGAGGATCATGACACGGATGGGAACAGCTGCTTTGAAAGCCCTGAGCAATGGGGAGTTTGTAAAATGCCTTCACTCGGTTGGATGTCCTCTACCACTCAAAG aaccATTAATCAACAACTGGCCATGCAACCCGGAGTTAACGCTGATTGCTCATCTCCCAGATCGCAGAGAGATCATTTCATTTGGCAGTGGTTATGGAGGAAACTccttactggggaaaaaatgctttgcactCAGAATTGCCAGCAGAATCGCCAAAGAGGAGGGCTGGCTAGCTGAGCACATGCTG ATCCTGGGCATTACCAATCCAGAAGGTAAAAAGAAGTACTTTGCTGCAGCATTCCCTAGTGCATGTGGAAAAACTAACTTGGCCATGATGAATCCAAGCCTGCCAGGATGGAAGATTGAGTGTGTAGGGGATGATATTGCCTGGATGAAGTTTGATGAACAAG GCAACTTAATGGCAATCAATccagaaaatggcttttttggTGTTGCCCCTGGAACCTCAGTCAAAACAAACCCCAATGCTATTAAAACCATATTCAAGAACACCATCTTTACCAATGTAGCAGAAACCAGTGATGGAGGTGTCTATTGGGAAGGCATTGATGAGATACTACCACCAGGAATAACACTGACTTCGTGGAAGAACAAGGACTGGACTCCAGATAACG GAGAACCTTGTGCTCATCCCAATTCACGATTCTGCACTCCAGCCAGCCAGTGCCCCATCATTGACCCAGCATGGGAATCACCCCAAGGTGTGCCCATTGAAGGGATAATATTTGGAGGCCGCAGACCTGCTG GTGTGCCTCTTGTATATGAGGCCTTTAACTGGCAGCATGGAGTATTTATAGGAGCAGCTATGAGATCTGAAGcaactgcagctgctgagcacaAAG GCAAAATCATTATGCATGATCCATTTGCCATGAGACCTTTCTTTGGGTACAACTTTGGCAAATACTTAGCCCACTGGCTCAGCATGGCACATCGTCCAGCTGCAAAACTACCAAGGATCTTTCATGTTAACTGGTTCCGGAAAGACAGCCAAGGGAAATTCCTGTGGCCTGGCTACGGAGAGAATTCCCGTGTGCTGGAGTGGATGTTCAACAGAATTGAAGGGAAAGCCTCAGCCAAACCAACTGCAATAGGTTACATCCCTGCTGAAACTGCTTTGGACTTGAAGGGTTTAGAAGATGTCAACTTGACTGAGCTGTTCGATATCTCCAAAGAGTTCTGGGAAAAGGAGGTAGAAGAAATCAAACAATACTTTGAAGTGCAAGTTAATGCTGACCTTCCTTACGAAATAGAAAGGGAAATGCTTGCCTTAGAGATGAGGATAAAACAGTTGTAG
- the CTCFL gene encoding LOW QUALITY PROTEIN: transcriptional repressor CTCFL (The sequence of the model RefSeq protein was modified relative to this genomic sequence to represent the inferred CDS: inserted 2 bases in 2 codons; substituted 1 base at 1 genomic stop codon), translated as MLSGGRFCFGGEKAVFSCGLCAFTSLRISSLNCHVKTHSDEKRHACHLCLKPFCTASLLYNHVNVHTGTRTYKCSACDIAFVTSVELSWHRRYKHALENPFKCXVCKYSSVEASKMKLHICSHTGECSYACDLCSYANKDAYKLKRHMITHSGRTPYECYVCQDKFTQSGTMKIHMLQKHGKNTPKYQCPHCSTFIAQKSDLGVHLRNLHSYMAVAIKYGYCEAVFHERSALIQHKKTHRNEKIFKCKQCSYICLQERLILHKXTHTGEKLFTXSCSKSFRRKQLLTLHWKKHHDSNIKPTVYEHLKYGEGYSLWNNMHKHTENCGLVRAKTATPRKRSKDKNETHENLKCVKQESNQ; from the exons ATGCTATCAGGAGGACGTTTCTGTTTTGGAG gagaaaaagcagttttcagctgtggtttgtgCGCATTCACCTCACTTAGAATATCAAGTCTTAATTGTCATGTGAAAACCCATTCTGATGAGAAACGTCATGCATGTCACCTCTGCCTTAAGCCTTTTTGTACAGCTTCTCTCCTGTATAACCACGTGAATGTACATACAG GGACCAGAACCTATAAATGCAGTGCCTGTGACATAGCGTTTGTGACCAGTGTTGAGCTTTCATGGCACAGGCGTTACAAGCATGCTTTAGAAAATCCTTTCAAGT TAGTGTGTAAATACTCTAGTGTAGAA GCAAGCAAAATGAAACTACATATTTGCTCACATACAGGAGAGTGTTCTTATGCTTGTGACCTTTGCAGTTATGCTAACAAAGATGCATATAAACTGAAACGGCACATGATAACTCATTCAGGTAGGACTC CCTATGAATGTTACGTTTGCCAGGACAAATTCACTCAGAGTGGTACCATGAAAATCCATATGTTACAAAAGCATGGCAAAAATACGCCAAAATACCAGTGTCCACATTGTAGTACTTTTATTGCGCAAAAAAGTGACCTGG GTGTCCACTTGCGAAATCTGCATTCCTACATGGCAGTGGCAATTAAATACGGTTACTGTGAAGCTGTTTTTCATGAGCGCTCTGCTCTTATTCAGCACAAGAAGACTcatagaaatgagaaaatattcaAATGTAAGCAG TGTAGTTATATTTGTTTGCAAG AACGCCtaattttacataaataaaCCCATACTGGTGAGAAGCTCTTCA TGAGCTGCAGCAAAAGCTTTCGACGGAAGCAGCTTCTCACTCTTCACTGGAAGAAGCACCATGATTCTAATATTAAGCCTACAGTTTATGAGCACCTGAAATATGGTGAGGGCTACTCACTCTGG AATAATATGCATAAGCATACTGAAAATTGTGGGTTGGTGAGGGCAAAAACTGCTACAcccagaaaaagaagcaaggaCAAAAATGAAACCCATGAGAACCTAAAGTGTGTTAAGCAAGAAAGTAATCAGTGA